Proteins from a genomic interval of Paenibacillus sp. FSL R5-0623:
- a CDS encoding sugar phosphate isomerase/epimerase, whose product MKVGLSTYSLQQALDRKELTVPDAIRWIADQGGEHVEIVPMGFSLIDNPELIDEIKAVAKEVGIDISNYAIGANFAVQEDAEALEQEIQNVMRHVDVAAALGLKLMRHDVAFRPAPEGTVAHFEIDLPVLVKACQRIADYAADFGITTSVENHGYYVQSSERIQRLLHETARSNFKTTLDVGNFLCVDEDPVSAVKNNIPYASIVHAKDFYWRPSYRNPGEGWFQTSHGNYLRGAIVGHGDINMPEVMRVLKQSGYDGYISVEFEGMEDCKTASRIAMDNVRRLWEEA is encoded by the coding sequence GTGAAAGTTGGACTCAGCACCTACAGTCTGCAACAAGCGCTGGATCGCAAAGAATTAACCGTACCAGATGCCATTCGTTGGATCGCCGATCAGGGCGGAGAACATGTGGAGATTGTTCCGATGGGATTCAGTCTGATCGATAATCCGGAGTTGATTGATGAGATCAAAGCTGTGGCAAAAGAGGTAGGAATCGATATTTCCAATTATGCTATCGGCGCTAACTTTGCTGTGCAGGAGGACGCCGAAGCGTTGGAGCAAGAGATCCAAAATGTGATGCGACATGTGGATGTGGCAGCAGCGCTGGGTTTAAAGCTGATGCGTCATGACGTGGCATTCCGCCCTGCACCAGAAGGAACCGTAGCACATTTCGAGATCGACCTGCCGGTACTGGTGAAGGCTTGTCAGCGGATAGCCGATTATGCTGCGGATTTTGGAATTACAACAAGTGTGGAGAACCATGGTTACTATGTGCAGTCGAGTGAGCGAATTCAACGTTTGTTACACGAGACGGCGCGGAGTAACTTCAAGACCACGCTGGATGTCGGCAATTTCCTCTGTGTGGATGAAGATCCGGTGAGTGCCGTAAAAAATAACATTCCGTACGCGTCGATCGTGCACGCCAAAGACTTCTACTGGAGACCTTCGTACCGGAACCCCGGTGAAGGCTGGTTTCAAACCTCGCACGGTAATTACCTGCGCGGTGCCATTGTGGGCCATGGCGATATTAACATGCCTGAAGTTATGCGTGTGTTAAAACAATCCGGGTATGACGGATATATCTCGGTTGAATTTGAAGGCATGGAGGATTGCAAAACCGCCTCACGCATTGCCATGGATAACGTCCGCCGCCTATGGGAAGAGGCATAG
- a CDS encoding Gfo/Idh/MocA family oxidoreductase, producing MSKLKVAVIGAGSISDCHLQAYVSNPDVEIYAICDLNAERATEVAKQYNAPHVFTDYKELLALPEIHSVSICTWNDSHAEISIAALDAGKNVLCEKPLCQTVEDALEVEKAVHRSGKLLQVGFVRRYSDNAQILKKFIDEGELGEIYYAKASSLRRLGNPGGWFSDINRSGGGPLIDIGVHVIDICWYLMGRPKVKSVSANVSNRLGNRSNINNLSFYKAADYDAKQNTVEDMANALIRFENGASLLVDVSFTLHAKADETSVKLYGDKGGAELEPEISIIGEKFNTILNMTPQVDFKSFDFMGSFRNEINHFIDSTQGRKETLSPVEDGVEVMKMLCAIYESARQGREITL from the coding sequence ATGTCCAAATTGAAAGTCGCCGTCATCGGTGCCGGATCCATATCCGATTGCCATTTGCAAGCCTATGTCAGTAACCCGGACGTTGAAATATACGCCATCTGCGACCTGAATGCAGAACGTGCCACAGAAGTGGCGAAGCAATATAATGCACCTCATGTGTTTACTGATTACAAAGAATTGCTCGCATTGCCCGAGATCCATTCCGTCAGCATCTGTACATGGAACGACTCCCATGCGGAGATTAGCATTGCTGCTCTGGACGCAGGCAAAAACGTGTTATGTGAGAAACCACTCTGCCAAACGGTGGAGGATGCGCTCGAAGTAGAGAAGGCGGTTCATCGCAGCGGAAAGTTGCTGCAAGTTGGTTTTGTTCGCCGCTATAGCGACAATGCACAGATTCTGAAGAAGTTTATCGACGAGGGTGAGCTGGGCGAGATCTATTATGCCAAAGCCTCCAGTCTGCGTCGCCTGGGCAATCCGGGTGGCTGGTTCTCGGATATCAACCGCTCCGGCGGCGGCCCACTAATCGATATCGGGGTGCATGTGATCGACATTTGCTGGTATCTGATGGGCAGACCGAAGGTAAAGTCTGTCTCCGCTAACGTGTCCAACCGACTAGGTAACCGCTCGAACATTAACAATCTGTCGTTCTACAAAGCAGCGGACTATGATGCGAAGCAGAACACCGTTGAGGACATGGCGAACGCTCTGATTCGTTTCGAGAACGGTGCGAGCCTGCTCGTAGACGTCAGCTTCACGCTACATGCCAAAGCGGATGAGACCTCGGTCAAACTATATGGCGACAAAGGCGGTGCCGAGCTGGAGCCGGAAATTTCGATCATTGGCGAGAAATTCAATACCATTTTGAACATGACGCCACAAGTGGATTTCAAATCATTCGACTTTATGGGCTCATTCCGCAATGAAATCAACCATTTTATCGACAGCACACAAGGCCGCAAAGAAACACTTAGTCCCGTCGAGGATGGAGTCGAGGTCATGAAAATGCTCTGCGCCATATACGAATCAGCACGCCAAGGCCGCGAAATCACGCTATAA
- a CDS encoding alpha-L-fucosidase, with protein MSETKETVLEQEEQIVEAGVHNFSKEDEWIKPEDPLLNERLEWFKDQKLGLMMHWGPYSQLGLVESWALSDEDGDWSRDDIDWTDDMEDFKREYFELNKTFNPIRFQPEEWAQMAADNGFKYFLFTTKHHDGFCMWDTKTTDYRITGKDTPFHTHKYADICRALFDAFRAEGLGISAYFSKADWHTPYYWAPGMERGRHMWRGPSYDPHKYPWMWEKFVEFTHEQIMELLTNYGRIECLWLDAGWVREGRHGQDIRLGEVVERARQTTQPWLLSADRTVGGPYENIVTPEQTIPEHPMNIPWESCITVGNSFAFGFDDQYKTGRQLAHILLEVVSKGGNLALNVGPQPDGRLPKGAIRGIKGLGEWLGTHGEGVYGTRICGPYFTKDWAFTQKEEINTVYAFRIYRNENETVQPQLIIPYLEKVERIELIGSDDVLSYQQTEDGLLVDLPQSAATSEAPITHTFRLITSA; from the coding sequence ATGAGCGAAACCAAAGAAACCGTACTGGAGCAGGAAGAGCAGATTGTCGAAGCCGGCGTGCACAATTTTAGCAAAGAGGATGAATGGATCAAACCGGAAGATCCGCTGCTGAATGAGCGGTTGGAGTGGTTCAAGGACCAGAAGCTGGGGCTGATGATGCACTGGGGGCCGTATTCCCAGCTTGGTCTCGTGGAGTCTTGGGCGCTGAGCGACGAGGATGGCGATTGGTCGCGCGATGACATCGACTGGACGGATGACATGGAAGATTTCAAACGGGAATATTTCGAGCTGAACAAAACTTTCAATCCGATACGTTTCCAGCCCGAGGAATGGGCACAGATGGCGGCAGATAACGGGTTTAAATATTTCCTGTTCACCACCAAGCACCATGACGGTTTCTGCATGTGGGATACCAAGACGACGGATTACCGGATTACGGGCAAGGACACGCCTTTTCATACCCATAAGTATGCGGACATCTGTCGAGCATTATTTGACGCTTTCCGGGCCGAAGGACTGGGTATCTCAGCGTATTTCTCCAAAGCGGACTGGCATACCCCGTATTACTGGGCACCGGGCATGGAGCGTGGACGTCATATGTGGCGCGGCCCTTCGTATGATCCCCATAAGTATCCGTGGATGTGGGAGAAATTCGTGGAGTTCACACATGAGCAGATCATGGAGCTGCTGACGAATTACGGACGGATCGAATGTCTGTGGCTGGATGCCGGCTGGGTGCGCGAAGGTCGCCACGGTCAGGATATCAGGCTTGGAGAAGTCGTGGAACGGGCGCGTCAGACCACACAACCTTGGCTTCTGTCCGCAGATCGCACCGTCGGTGGACCGTATGAGAATATCGTTACCCCCGAGCAGACCATACCGGAACATCCGATGAACATTCCATGGGAGAGCTGTATTACGGTGGGGAACTCCTTTGCTTTTGGATTCGATGATCAGTATAAAACGGGAAGACAACTGGCACACATTCTACTCGAAGTTGTGTCCAAGGGTGGTAACCTGGCGCTGAATGTAGGTCCACAACCCGATGGGCGTCTGCCAAAAGGGGCAATTCGAGGCATCAAGGGCCTCGGTGAATGGTTGGGTACTCATGGAGAAGGCGTCTATGGAACCCGGATCTGCGGGCCATATTTTACGAAAGATTGGGCTTTCACCCAGAAAGAAGAGATCAACACCGTATATGCCTTCCGTATATACCGAAACGAGAATGAGACTGTACAACCACAGTTAATCATTCCTTATCTGGAAAAGGTAGAGCGGATCGAACTCATCGGTAGCGATGACGTACTTTCGTATCAGCAGACAGAAGACGGACTTCTTGTGGATCTGCCCCAATCTGCTGCAACGAGTGAAGCGCCGATCACACATACGTTCAGATTGATCACAAGCGCATAG
- a CDS encoding ABC transporter permease subunit has translation MELQQRKHVEPKRQHPFIKSLKKHWELYLLVLPPVLYLLIFKYIPMVGVQIAFKDFSVVKGIWGSPWVGFKHFEAFFQSPNFWLLIKNTIGISFYSLIAGFPIPILLALALNEIRTGYFKKTVQMVTYAPHFISTVVMVSIIILMLSPHVGVVDKLFTLLGFPMTNFMGIPEYFKSIYVWSGVWQGMGYSSIIYIAALAGVDPSLYEAAKMDGASRLRKIWHIDLPTLVPVTVIMLILSLGSIMGVGFEKIYLMQNPLNTSASEVISTYVYKVGLIGANFSFSSAVGFFNSIINLILLVIVNGISRKVSQNSLW, from the coding sequence ATGGAACTCCAACAGAGGAAACATGTGGAGCCCAAGCGGCAGCATCCATTCATCAAAAGCCTCAAGAAACACTGGGAGCTCTACCTGCTCGTGCTGCCCCCGGTGTTGTATCTGTTGATCTTCAAGTACATCCCTATGGTGGGTGTCCAAATCGCCTTCAAGGACTTCAGTGTGGTCAAAGGAATCTGGGGAAGCCCGTGGGTCGGATTCAAACACTTTGAAGCCTTCTTCCAATCTCCAAACTTTTGGCTACTGATCAAGAATACGATAGGAATCAGCTTCTATTCCTTAATTGCGGGTTTCCCCATTCCGATCCTGCTGGCGCTGGCGCTGAATGAGATTCGAACGGGTTACTTCAAGAAGACCGTACAGATGGTTACCTACGCTCCACATTTTATCTCCACTGTTGTCATGGTATCCATTATCATTCTGATGCTCTCCCCGCATGTGGGCGTGGTAGACAAGCTGTTCACACTGCTCGGCTTCCCGATGACCAACTTCATGGGTATTCCCGAATACTTCAAATCAATATATGTCTGGTCAGGTGTGTGGCAGGGCATGGGATATTCATCAATCATATACATTGCCGCCCTTGCTGGTGTTGATCCATCTCTCTATGAAGCAGCAAAGATGGACGGCGCATCAAGACTTCGGAAAATCTGGCACATCGACCTTCCAACACTCGTTCCAGTCACCGTCATCATGCTAATTCTGAGTCTGGGAAGCATTATGGGCGTTGGCTTCGAGAAAATATACCTGATGCAGAATCCGCTCAACACAAGCGCTTCGGAGGTCATCTCCACGTATGTGTACAAGGTCGGTCTCATCGGGGCAAATTTCAGCTTCTCCTCGGCAGTAGGGTTCTTCAACTCCATTATCAACCTGATCCTGCTGGTTATCGTCAACGGCATATCCCGCAAAGTATCTCAGAACAGCTTGTGGTAA
- a CDS encoding carbohydrate ABC transporter permease produces MFNLINRNRIKDPLGDRIFMTFNYIFLFAILLTVFYPLLYIISSSFSSSRAVTSGQVWLFPVDFNIKAYISIFKSQQLMLGFYNTIIYTVVGTFINVALTVMLAYPLSRKSFYGRGAIIIFMMITMFFDGGLIPTYLLMKDLHLLDTRWAMWLPGALAVFQVIVARTFFQSSIPEELGEAAEMDGCRDIRYLVSVVLPLSKPILAVMTLMYAVGHWNAYFDALIYLRSEKLFPLQYVLRNLLILNAADPAMLANTSQQMRDQGFEQVLKYALIVVASIPILIMYPFVQKHFVKGVMVGSLKG; encoded by the coding sequence ATGTTCAACCTCATTAATCGTAACCGGATCAAGGACCCGCTCGGTGATCGTATTTTCATGACATTCAACTATATCTTTCTGTTCGCCATACTGCTAACGGTGTTTTACCCGCTCTTGTATATCATCAGTTCTTCGTTTAGCTCTTCACGAGCCGTGACATCCGGTCAGGTGTGGCTGTTCCCGGTCGATTTTAATATCAAGGCGTACATCTCCATTTTCAAAAGCCAACAGCTTATGCTCGGTTTCTATAACACGATCATCTACACCGTAGTAGGCACGTTCATTAACGTGGCACTGACCGTCATGCTGGCGTATCCCCTATCGCGCAAATCGTTCTACGGACGAGGGGCCATTATCATTTTCATGATGATCACGATGTTCTTTGATGGCGGTCTGATTCCCACCTACCTGTTGATGAAGGACTTGCACCTGCTCGATACACGCTGGGCGATGTGGCTGCCCGGGGCGCTCGCGGTGTTCCAGGTCATCGTGGCGAGAACATTCTTCCAGTCTTCCATCCCGGAAGAGCTTGGAGAGGCCGCAGAAATGGACGGTTGCCGGGATATCCGGTATCTGGTCAGCGTGGTTCTTCCCTTATCAAAGCCTATTCTGGCAGTCATGACACTCATGTATGCCGTAGGTCACTGGAATGCGTACTTTGATGCACTGATCTACCTGCGTTCCGAGAAGTTGTTCCCTTTGCAATACGTGCTTCGCAATCTGCTCATCCTGAACGCGGCTGACCCGGCGATGCTCGCCAATACCAGCCAGCAGATGCGGGATCAGGGGTTTGAGCAGGTGTTGAAATATGCACTGATTGTCGTCGCGAGCATTCCCATTCTGATCATGTATCCATTTGTACAGAAGCATTTTGTTAAAGGGGTCATGGTTGGTTCCCTCAAAGGTTAA
- a CDS encoding ABC transporter substrate-binding protein translates to MRKSWISMLFLVFASMALLSACSSSEESGGSDGSGESGGPVTMTFFAPQGKASMEENEFTQFIEDKFDVTLKWDLAPTDALQDRRQLLLASGDYPEVFLHGKFTTSDLQTYGKQGVFLPLQDLIQKYGPNLTKIMEEKPYFKEAITAPDGNIYALPIFNECYHCTYAQKYWINTEWLDNLGLKMPTTTDELYTVLKAFKTQDPNGNGKADEIPLTGAPNKYVWNGNIDAYLMNSFIYNDNDKYLIVNDGKVSFAANQEGWKKGLEYMNKLYADGLIDPASFTQNDQAIGQLGNKEGDEVVGSITTALVSYLVNTYDKDITRHQHWEIVPPLKGPDGVQTTGATQSVGEFEFAITNKATEAQQIAAIKIVDYMFSEEGALYAEYGPTEGKGWKKADADEKNINGEPAKYSYYNLPERDPNVVVNESWSQIGAHDLSNTFRNLFAEGQNPLEAEGYGTRLAQATNVYEPYAPKEVYPANVFIRPEDTESAAQLTTAIKDYVQTNMAQFIIGSKSIDKEWDSYVKGFDGLGLSNYLEIYQRAIEKNQ, encoded by the coding sequence TTGAGAAAATCTTGGATTTCGATGTTGTTTCTGGTCTTTGCTTCGATGGCTTTGTTGTCCGCATGCAGTTCATCCGAGGAATCGGGTGGTAGCGACGGTAGCGGTGAGAGCGGCGGTCCTGTCACAATGACCTTCTTTGCTCCGCAAGGCAAAGCGTCCATGGAAGAGAATGAATTCACCCAATTTATCGAAGACAAGTTCGACGTTACCCTAAAATGGGATCTGGCCCCAACGGACGCCTTGCAGGATCGCAGACAATTGCTGCTGGCTAGTGGTGATTATCCCGAAGTGTTTCTTCACGGCAAGTTCACCACCTCAGACCTTCAAACCTATGGAAAACAGGGCGTGTTCCTTCCGCTACAAGATCTGATTCAGAAGTATGGTCCGAATCTGACCAAGATTATGGAAGAGAAGCCATACTTCAAAGAAGCCATCACGGCACCGGACGGCAACATCTATGCGCTGCCGATCTTCAATGAATGTTACCACTGTACGTATGCACAGAAATACTGGATCAACACGGAATGGCTCGATAATCTGGGTCTGAAAATGCCAACCACAACTGATGAACTGTATACCGTTCTGAAGGCGTTTAAGACACAAGATCCAAACGGTAACGGGAAAGCGGACGAGATTCCACTTACAGGTGCACCGAACAAGTATGTATGGAATGGCAACATTGATGCCTATCTGATGAATAGCTTTATATACAATGACAACGACAAATATCTGATCGTGAACGATGGCAAGGTAAGTTTTGCCGCCAATCAGGAAGGTTGGAAGAAAGGGCTGGAGTACATGAACAAGCTGTATGCAGATGGCCTGATTGATCCGGCTTCCTTTACACAGAACGATCAGGCGATAGGACAGCTGGGGAACAAGGAAGGCGACGAAGTGGTCGGCTCCATTACAACAGCGCTGGTCAGTTATCTCGTGAATACTTATGACAAAGACATCACCCGTCACCAACACTGGGAGATCGTTCCTCCATTGAAAGGACCAGATGGAGTGCAGACGACAGGCGCTACACAGAGCGTAGGTGAGTTTGAGTTTGCCATTACCAACAAAGCGACAGAAGCACAGCAGATTGCCGCCATCAAAATCGTAGACTACATGTTCAGTGAAGAAGGTGCGCTGTACGCGGAGTATGGACCAACTGAAGGCAAGGGCTGGAAGAAGGCAGATGCCGATGAGAAAAACATCAATGGCGAGCCGGCCAAATACAGCTACTACAACCTGCCTGAGCGTGATCCAAACGTTGTTGTGAACGAGAGCTGGTCACAGATCGGAGCCCATGACTTGTCCAACACGTTCCGTAATCTGTTTGCCGAAGGACAGAATCCTTTAGAAGCAGAGGGTTATGGTACACGTCTGGCTCAAGCTACCAATGTGTATGAACCTTATGCACCCAAAGAAGTATACCCTGCGAACGTATTTATTCGTCCAGAGGATACTGAATCAGCAGCACAACTGACTACAGCCATTAAGGATTATGTGCAGACGAATATGGCACAGTTCATTATTGGCAGCAAGAGCATTGATAAGGAATGGGATTCGTATGTCAAAGGCTTCGATGGTCTCGGACTGAGTAATTACCTTGAGATCTACCAGCGTGCCATTGAGAAAAATCAATAA
- a CDS encoding helix-turn-helix domain-containing protein, translated as MNNNWFRRLLLSYLPVFFIVTTILFFIFFQVFNEQNRREALKANEFLASQVTQYLDNSLRSIDFKVLREILTNPNLKNYFSVSGSEDVYAGIQAVQVVDELKIEYPLIDSIYLVRYGDGTVFSNGKAVPIEEFPDADFIADSRSRDEQKWAGARAFRAFPSQATEQVITIVRSVGNGKGLVVTNVDLSTLRKSIMQMYDPEFTFVNIFNRSGGNLWDSSMPGGIAASTKTTSGEVFSEFTSSYSGWKVQTGLNNGKIVKWTLQFYNIWFAFAVVVVLIGVVWVIYVTRRNYKPIQQIVTLIQTVSSQKQSGLNYGKENEFRFIHTTLERMIDQTRQYQEEHEENLILQKKMFFQELLEGTRDFTSTELTAEMRKFKLPELQHRWAVMVVEMDRYDAFVTEYHHQDQSLLKFVLSSILQESARHEGTEVWAEWISDQRLYAILWIPEMEQAEETEHRLLTGYLDRIDQYLNFTVTIGVGRVAVDIRGLRASLKEAVHALEYKAVLGMNRIIPCSDVPNSTNDVYEFLKTISLLVQAMRLSDDVWEKHFERLFEQISESVLSRQEIMNTIQLLFQHYNREFAELPREYQESWAAIFTPLLPRLEGWETLDDLRELCWEGFRELALQMQTLHCSRKHRSHILEIRKYIEEHYNNPDLSLNYLSDLFDINPKYLSKLFKDEIGEKFVDLLISHRIEKAKLLMQETDKAIQEISEEVGYTNYNSFNRAFKNVVGVAPSDYRKAM; from the coding sequence ATGAACAACAATTGGTTTAGGCGTTTGCTGTTATCGTATCTGCCTGTTTTCTTTATTGTGACGACCATTCTCTTTTTTATTTTCTTCCAGGTATTCAATGAACAGAACCGGAGGGAAGCGCTCAAGGCCAATGAATTCCTGGCATCACAGGTAACGCAATATCTGGACAACTCCCTGCGTTCCATCGATTTCAAGGTACTGCGTGAGATTTTGACCAACCCTAACTTGAAGAATTATTTCTCGGTATCTGGCAGCGAAGATGTGTATGCCGGCATTCAGGCGGTCCAGGTGGTTGATGAATTGAAAATAGAGTATCCGCTGATTGATTCGATTTATCTCGTTCGATACGGGGATGGCACGGTCTTCAGTAACGGGAAGGCTGTTCCGATTGAAGAGTTCCCGGATGCAGACTTTATTGCAGATAGCCGGTCAAGGGATGAACAGAAGTGGGCAGGAGCACGAGCGTTCCGGGCTTTTCCATCGCAAGCGACGGAGCAGGTAATTACTATTGTGCGAAGTGTAGGAAACGGCAAAGGACTTGTGGTGACAAATGTGGACCTGAGTACCCTGAGAAAATCCATTATGCAGATGTATGATCCGGAATTTACGTTTGTGAACATCTTCAACCGTTCGGGCGGCAATCTGTGGGATAGCAGCATGCCAGGAGGGATTGCAGCTTCTACTAAAACCACGTCGGGAGAAGTCTTCTCCGAATTTACGTCGAGTTATAGTGGTTGGAAGGTGCAGACAGGTCTCAACAATGGAAAAATCGTCAAATGGACTCTGCAATTTTATAATATTTGGTTTGCCTTTGCTGTAGTGGTTGTGTTGATCGGTGTGGTATGGGTGATCTACGTGACCCGTAGAAATTACAAGCCGATTCAGCAGATTGTCACGTTGATTCAGACCGTCTCTTCGCAGAAACAATCGGGGCTCAACTATGGCAAGGAGAATGAGTTCCGATTTATCCATACAACGCTGGAACGCATGATTGATCAGACGAGGCAATATCAGGAGGAGCATGAAGAGAATCTGATTTTGCAGAAAAAAATGTTCTTTCAGGAGTTGCTGGAGGGCACACGAGACTTTACGAGCACGGAGCTGACAGCGGAGATGAGGAAGTTCAAACTGCCTGAGCTGCAGCATCGTTGGGCCGTCATGGTAGTCGAGATGGATCGGTATGATGCATTTGTGACGGAGTATCATCACCAGGACCAATCCCTCCTGAAATTCGTGTTATCCAGTATTCTGCAGGAGAGTGCACGTCATGAAGGAACGGAAGTGTGGGCTGAATGGATCTCCGATCAGCGTCTGTACGCCATTCTCTGGATTCCAGAAATGGAACAGGCCGAGGAGACCGAGCATCGGTTGCTCACTGGTTATTTGGACAGAATTGATCAGTATCTGAACTTTACTGTGACCATCGGTGTTGGTCGGGTTGCCGTCGATATTCGGGGACTGAGAGCTTCATTGAAAGAAGCTGTGCACGCGCTGGAATACAAGGCTGTACTGGGGATGAATCGTATCATTCCGTGTAGTGACGTGCCGAATTCAACCAATGATGTGTATGAGTTCCTGAAGACCATCTCACTGCTGGTTCAGGCGATGCGCTTATCGGACGATGTCTGGGAAAAGCATTTTGAAAGGCTATTTGAACAGATTAGTGAGTCTGTCCTGTCCCGTCAGGAGATTATGAATACGATCCAATTGTTATTTCAACATTACAATCGGGAATTCGCTGAACTTCCACGAGAGTATCAGGAGTCGTGGGCAGCGATATTCACTCCACTTCTTCCAAGGCTTGAGGGCTGGGAAACGTTAGACGATCTGCGTGAGCTGTGCTGGGAAGGATTCCGGGAACTGGCGCTGCAGATGCAGACGCTGCATTGTTCCCGAAAACACAGATCACATATTCTGGAGATTCGCAAATACATCGAAGAGCATTACAACAATCCTGATCTGTCACTGAACTACCTTAGTGATCTATTCGATATTAATCCGAAGTATCTGAGCAAGCTTTTCAAGGATGAGATTGGGGAGAAGTTTGTGGATCTGCTCATTAGTCATCGTATCGAAAAAGCCAAGCTGCTCATGCAGGAGACGGATAAGGCCATTCAGGAGATCAGTGAGGAAGTGGGATACACGAACTATAATTCCTTCAACCGGGCCTTCAAGAACGTGGTGGGTGTGGCACCAAGTGACTACCGCAAAGCCATGTGA